One window from the genome of Fulvivirga lutea encodes:
- the hisD gene encoding histidinol dehydrogenase: MEVIKYTSIEDLESALKRPELNTEYLTGTVKNILQRVKTSGDAALFELTEQFDKTKLDQLQVDAKEIEVAANEVSQELKSAILQAKLNIEKFHAAQKREPLTVETMPGVKCMRKSVPIEKVGLYIPGGTAPLFSTVLMLGIPAQLAGCKKVVLCTPPDKNGKINPAILYSASIVGISQIYKVGGSQAIAALAYGTESILKVNKIFGPGNQYVTKAKQLVNMEGTSIDMPAGPSEVAVIADKNADPAFVAADLLSQAEHGEDSQVLLLSDSDQLIDSVLKEIEEQLKELPRVEVAKRCLSLSKAICTKSLDKCIEISNNYAPEHLIINCEDAEKIAEKITQAGSVFIGAYTPESAGDYASGTNHTLPTNGAAEAYSGVSLDSFMKEITFQQITKEGIKNLGPVVETMAEAEGLMAHKNAVSIRLNELKR; encoded by the coding sequence ATGGAAGTAATTAAATATACATCAATCGAAGATTTAGAATCTGCTTTAAAAAGACCGGAACTGAATACGGAATATTTGACTGGTACTGTCAAAAATATTTTGCAACGTGTGAAAACCTCTGGTGATGCAGCATTATTTGAACTAACAGAACAGTTTGACAAAACTAAACTGGATCAACTACAAGTTGATGCAAAAGAAATTGAAGTAGCTGCTAATGAGGTTTCACAAGAATTAAAATCAGCAATTCTTCAGGCTAAGTTGAATATAGAAAAATTTCATGCCGCTCAAAAAAGAGAGCCATTAACCGTTGAAACAATGCCTGGGGTTAAATGCATGAGGAAATCAGTACCCATTGAAAAAGTTGGATTATACATTCCAGGAGGTACTGCACCACTCTTTTCAACCGTATTAATGCTTGGAATACCAGCTCAGCTTGCTGGTTGCAAGAAAGTAGTGTTATGCACACCGCCAGATAAGAATGGTAAGATTAACCCAGCAATTCTGTACTCTGCTTCAATTGTGGGTATTAGCCAAATATATAAAGTTGGAGGTTCGCAGGCTATAGCAGCTTTAGCCTATGGAACTGAATCAATACTCAAGGTAAATAAGATATTCGGGCCGGGTAACCAATATGTGACTAAAGCCAAACAACTGGTTAATATGGAAGGAACTTCTATTGATATGCCTGCCGGACCCTCAGAAGTTGCGGTAATTGCAGATAAAAATGCCGATCCAGCTTTCGTAGCAGCAGACCTCCTTTCACAGGCTGAACACGGTGAAGACAGCCAGGTGCTTCTTCTAAGTGATTCTGATCAATTGATTGATTCAGTCTTAAAAGAAATAGAAGAGCAATTAAAAGAATTACCAAGAGTAGAAGTAGCTAAAAGGTGCTTATCACTAAGTAAGGCCATTTGTACTAAGTCTCTTGATAAATGTATTGAAATATCAAACAACTATGCACCAGAACATTTAATTATTAATTGTGAGGATGCTGAAAAAATTGCAGAAAAAATAACGCAAGCTGGTTCCGTTTTTATTGGGGCATATACTCCTGAATCGGCAGGTGATTATGCGTCTGGAACCAATCACACCTTACCCACCAATGGAGCCGCAGAAGCTTATAGTGGAGTGTCGCTCGATTCGTTTATGAAGGAAATTACTTTCCAACAAATCACAAAAGAAGGCATTAAAAACCTAGGACCAGTAGTAGAAACAATGGCTGAAGCTGAAGGCTTAATGGCTCACAAGAATGCAGTATCAATCAGACTAAATGAATTAAAAAGATGA
- the hisG gene encoding ATP phosphoribosyltransferase codes for MSQKIRIAVQKSGRLQEQSVKLLKECGISFGNGSSKLKAEADNFPAEILFLRDDDIPEYIEDNVADIGIIGENVFLEKQKESELVLRLGFAKCRLSIAVPKSEEYQSSNWLNGKKIATSYPVIVENYLSKNNIAAEIHEISGSVEIAPGIGLADAVCDIVSTGSTLLTNGLKEVDTVMKSEAILIASKSLNPEKSALLNELVFRVNAVNAAKSNKYLLLNAPNDSIEAITQVLPGMKSPTVMPLKEKGWSSLHSVVNENDFWSQISQLKELGAQGILVIPIEKMIV; via the coding sequence ATGTCACAAAAAATCAGAATTGCAGTCCAAAAATCAGGGAGACTTCAGGAGCAGTCCGTTAAGTTGCTCAAAGAATGCGGTATTTCTTTTGGAAATGGTTCAAGCAAATTAAAAGCCGAAGCCGACAATTTTCCAGCTGAAATATTATTTCTAAGAGACGATGATATCCCAGAATACATTGAAGATAATGTTGCTGATATCGGGATTATTGGCGAGAATGTTTTTCTAGAAAAGCAGAAGGAAAGTGAGTTGGTGCTAAGACTTGGTTTCGCCAAATGCAGACTTTCAATAGCTGTTCCAAAGTCTGAAGAATATCAATCGTCAAACTGGCTGAATGGTAAAAAAATTGCTACCTCCTACCCAGTTATTGTTGAGAATTATCTCTCAAAGAATAATATAGCAGCAGAGATCCACGAAATCAGTGGTTCGGTGGAAATAGCCCCTGGTATAGGCTTAGCAGATGCTGTTTGTGACATTGTAAGCACAGGAAGCACTTTACTTACCAATGGCCTAAAAGAAGTTGATACTGTAATGAAATCAGAAGCGATACTAATAGCCAGCAAAAGTCTAAACCCTGAAAAATCCGCTTTACTCAATGAGTTAGTTTTTAGAGTAAATGCTGTAAATGCTGCTAAATCTAACAAGTATCTCCTACTTAACGCCCCAAACGACTCAATTGAAGCCATAACACAGGTACTACCAGGTATGAAAAGTCCTACAGTAATGCCTTTGAAAGAAAAAGGCTGGAGCTCATTGCATAGCGTGGTGAACGAAAATGATTTTTGGAGTCAGATTAGTCAGTTAAAAGAGTTAGGCGCTCAAGGAATATTAGTAATACCTATCGAAAAAATGATTGTTTAA
- a CDS encoding M23 family metallopeptidase, which translates to MARIKYYYDTETCKYERVKVKTQDVVFNFLGLASLIIGCAVGLLLLYNTYFESPKELRLKNELEELKDYYYNLENDVSKMNEILAALEKRDDDIYRIVLGADPIDEEIRNAGIGGADRYENIRSSSSEFKDEIIKLSENVDKLKRKMYIQSKSHDEIVELAENKEKLYAAIPAIQPVANKELIRLASGFGYRIHPVYKVKKLHTGIDFSAPIGTPIYATADGVVEKTNVSFSGYGKTIRIDHGYGYKTRYAHMHEFAVKSGDKVKRGQVIGYVGNTGTSTAPHLHYEVIRKGRKINPVHYFFNDLNPDEYEKIVELASIENQSLGM; encoded by the coding sequence ATGGCTAGAATTAAGTATTACTACGATACAGAAACCTGTAAATACGAGCGGGTTAAAGTCAAAACACAGGACGTTGTTTTTAATTTTTTGGGCTTAGCATCACTAATTATTGGGTGTGCTGTAGGACTACTTTTGTTGTACAACACCTATTTCGAATCTCCAAAAGAACTACGTCTCAAAAATGAGTTGGAAGAGCTCAAAGATTATTATTATAATCTTGAGAATGATGTTTCTAAGATGAACGAAATTCTTGCAGCTTTAGAAAAACGAGATGATGACATTTACCGGATTGTTCTCGGAGCAGACCCTATTGATGAAGAAATTAGAAATGCAGGTATAGGCGGTGCAGATCGCTATGAAAATATCAGATCTTCATCTTCAGAATTTAAAGATGAAATCATCAAGCTTTCTGAAAATGTAGATAAGCTTAAGCGAAAAATGTATATACAGAGTAAATCGCATGATGAGATTGTTGAGCTCGCTGAGAATAAGGAGAAATTATATGCGGCCATTCCTGCCATACAACCGGTGGCAAACAAAGAATTAATTAGGCTTGCATCTGGTTTCGGGTATCGAATACATCCAGTGTATAAGGTTAAAAAATTACATACTGGAATTGATTTTTCAGCCCCAATTGGTACTCCCATTTATGCTACTGCTGACGGAGTAGTTGAAAAGACCAATGTCTCATTCAGTGGATATGGTAAAACAATCAGAATTGATCATGGATATGGCTACAAGACTAGATACGCACACATGCATGAGTTTGCTGTAAAATCAGGAGATAAAGTAAAGCGAGGTCAGGTCATTGGATATGTAGGCAATACGGGCACTTCAACTGCACCGCATTTGCACTATGAAGTAATAAGGAAGGGTCGAAAGATCAATCCTGTACATTATTTCTTTAATGATCTTAATCCTGACGAGTACGAAAAAATTGTTGAATTGGCATCTATAGAGAACCAATCATTAGGTATGTAA
- the mog gene encoding molybdopterin adenylyltransferase has product MKAKIGIINVSDRASQGVYEDIPGKAIVETLKEYLISEWESEYQVLPDEQHLLEDALRFMADEQECCLIITSGGTGPAPRDVTPEATEAVCQKMMPGFGELMRQESLKFVPTAILSRQTAGIRNKTLILNLPGKPKAIRECLDAVFPAIPYCIDLIGGPYLECNPDIIKAFRPKSN; this is encoded by the coding sequence ATGAAGGCAAAAATTGGGATTATCAATGTTTCTGACAGAGCCAGTCAGGGAGTATATGAAGATATACCCGGAAAGGCTATTGTAGAAACCCTCAAAGAATACCTAATATCCGAATGGGAAAGTGAATATCAGGTTTTACCTGATGAGCAGCACCTTTTGGAAGATGCGCTAAGGTTTATGGCAGATGAACAAGAATGCTGCCTGATTATTACCTCTGGAGGAACGGGACCAGCACCAAGAGATGTGACTCCTGAAGCCACCGAAGCGGTATGTCAGAAAATGATGCCTGGTTTTGGTGAACTTATGCGGCAAGAAAGCTTAAAGTTTGTTCCTACAGCCATATTATCCAGGCAAACAGCTGGAATCAGGAATAAAACGCTTATCTTGAATCTACCAGGCAAACCAAAAGCAATTAGAGAGTGTTTAGATGCTGTATTCCCCGCTATACCATATTGTATAGACTTGATAGGCGGTCCGTATTTGGAGTGCAACCCTGACATCATAAAAGCGTTCAGGCCTAAGAGTAATTAG
- the trhO gene encoding oxygen-dependent tRNA uridine(34) hydroxylase TrhO, translated as MILHNRVNKDVLKEQLQNSTEKRITISFYKYVKLENPQEYRDQLYADFFKLGVYGRIYVAHEGINAQISVPDANFDAFEKYIDNSPELSGERLNIAVDDNGKSFFKLKIQVRHKIVADGLNDETFDVTNRGVHLKAEEFNKLASDPNTVIVDMRNHYESEVGHFENAITPDVDTFKQSLPIIEDMLKDKKDKNLLMYCTGGIRCEKASAYYKHRGFKNVFQLEGGIIEYARQVKSQGLENKFKGKNFVFDERLGERISEDVIAVCHQCGQSDDTHTNCKNDGCHLLFIQCEKCAEEFEGCCSKECQDVIHLPEEEQAKIRKGINKGRQVFKKGRSEKLAFKK; from the coding sequence ATGATCTTACACAACAGAGTAAACAAAGATGTACTAAAGGAGCAGCTCCAGAATAGTACAGAAAAAAGAATCACTATTTCGTTTTACAAATACGTAAAACTAGAAAACCCGCAAGAATATAGAGACCAATTATATGCCGACTTCTTTAAGTTAGGTGTTTATGGTAGAATATATGTGGCTCACGAGGGTATAAATGCACAAATAAGTGTTCCTGATGCCAACTTCGATGCCTTTGAAAAATATATAGATAATAGCCCTGAGCTAAGTGGAGAAAGATTAAACATTGCTGTTGACGATAATGGAAAGTCATTCTTTAAGCTTAAGATTCAAGTAAGACATAAAATAGTAGCAGATGGCCTTAATGACGAGACCTTTGATGTTACAAATAGAGGTGTTCATTTAAAAGCAGAAGAATTTAATAAGTTAGCAAGTGACCCTAACACTGTAATTGTAGATATGCGAAACCACTACGAAAGTGAAGTTGGTCATTTCGAAAATGCAATTACTCCAGATGTAGACACCTTTAAACAGTCCTTACCTATCATTGAGGACATGCTGAAGGATAAAAAGGACAAGAATCTCCTGATGTATTGCACCGGTGGTATACGATGTGAGAAAGCCAGTGCCTATTATAAACACAGAGGTTTTAAAAACGTATTTCAATTAGAGGGTGGAATTATCGAATATGCTCGTCAGGTAAAATCTCAGGGACTTGAAAATAAATTCAAAGGCAAAAATTTTGTATTCGATGAGCGGCTAGGTGAGAGAATTTCTGAAGATGTGATAGCTGTTTGCCATCAATGTGGGCAAAGTGATGACACACACACTAACTGCAAAAATGACGGCTGCCACCTGTTATTTATCCAATGTGAAAAGTGTGCCGAGGAATTTGAAGGCTGTTGTTCAAAAGAATGCCAGGACGTTATTCATCTTCCAGAAGAAGAGCAGGCAAAAATCAGGAAAGGAATAAACAAAGGCCGCCAGGTTTTCAAAAAAGGTCGCTCTGAAAAATTAGCTTTCAAAAAATAA
- a CDS encoding tetratricopeptide repeat protein, translating into MAQAEQRRLPIIRHYIFIASILLPSLCFSQTQEEKIRDAELQAEQMRKVKITKLMDEGIDFMENEQYEEANDKFKEVLATARVIPTDLTFFFGKNSFHLGKYEQSIDWLNKYIELKGTTGQYYQECVNLLDQSNKAFLIVKEQERKEAKQILASNYQIDCGPSGKVVCPVCSGNGVIIQRGAFGDIYKTCPYSDEHGYLTCDEYNLLMRGELKPKF; encoded by the coding sequence ATGGCTCAAGCTGAACAAAGAAGATTACCTATAATTAGGCATTACATTTTTATAGCTTCTATCCTACTCCCTTCATTATGCTTTTCTCAAACACAAGAAGAGAAAATACGAGATGCTGAACTTCAGGCAGAGCAAATGCGCAAGGTGAAAATCACCAAATTAATGGATGAAGGGATAGACTTTATGGAGAATGAGCAGTATGAAGAGGCGAATGATAAATTTAAAGAAGTGCTGGCTACTGCAAGAGTTATCCCCACCGATTTAACCTTTTTCTTTGGAAAGAATTCATTTCATCTGGGAAAATATGAGCAAAGTATCGATTGGCTCAATAAGTATATTGAACTTAAAGGAACTACCGGGCAATATTATCAGGAATGTGTTAACCTCCTAGACCAATCAAACAAAGCCTTTCTTATTGTGAAGGAACAAGAAAGAAAGGAAGCCAAACAAATACTGGCGTCTAACTATCAAATCGATTGCGGGCCCAGTGGTAAAGTAGTTTGCCCTGTATGTTCCGGAAATGGTGTAATCATTCAAAGAGGCGCATTTGGCGATATTTATAAGACCTGTCCGTATAGCGATGAGCATGGTTACCTGACTTGCGATGAGTACAACCTGCTCATGAGAGGTGAACTGAAACCCAAATTTTAG
- a CDS encoding amidohydrolase family protein has translation MLKIDMHTHIIPENMPNWTDKFGYGDFIYLQHHKPGFAKMMKGNQFFREIEANCWDPELRINEYAQFNTQVQVVCTIPVMFSYWAQPDDCLALSEFLNDDIAQLVEKYPKNYIGLGTIPMQDTDLAIQELERCKKIGIKGIQIGSNINDENLSEDRFFPIFEACQELDLAVMVHPWNMMGFKNMTKYWLPWLVGMPAETSRAVCSMIFSGIFERLPNLRVNFVHAGGAFLPTIGRVEHGFNCRPDLVAVDNQVNPREYLSKFWVDCITHDPKMLQYVLDLQGSKRVTLGSDYPFPLGDLEIGKFIEEMNLPESTVEDIFCNSTLEWLKLNKEDYL, from the coding sequence ATGCTGAAGATAGACATGCACACCCACATCATTCCAGAGAATATGCCTAACTGGACTGATAAGTTTGGGTATGGAGATTTTATCTATTTACAACATCACAAGCCCGGATTCGCCAAAATGATGAAGGGAAACCAGTTTTTCAGGGAAATAGAAGCCAATTGCTGGGATCCTGAGCTTCGAATTAATGAATATGCTCAGTTCAACACTCAGGTACAAGTAGTATGTACTATACCTGTTATGTTTTCCTATTGGGCCCAGCCAGATGATTGCTTGGCGCTTAGCGAGTTCTTAAATGATGACATTGCCCAATTAGTAGAGAAATACCCTAAGAATTACATCGGGCTTGGAACAATACCTATGCAAGATACTGATCTGGCCATTCAGGAATTAGAGCGCTGTAAAAAAATCGGCATCAAGGGTATTCAGATAGGTTCTAATATTAATGATGAAAACCTTAGTGAGGATAGGTTCTTCCCAATATTTGAAGCATGTCAGGAACTAGATTTAGCCGTTATGGTGCATCCATGGAATATGATGGGTTTCAAAAATATGACCAAATATTGGCTGCCTTGGTTGGTAGGTATGCCTGCTGAAACGTCAAGAGCTGTTTGCTCCATGATTTTCTCAGGAATCTTTGAACGCCTGCCCAATTTGAGAGTTAATTTTGTGCATGCAGGTGGTGCCTTTTTACCCACTATTGGTCGCGTTGAGCATGGATTCAACTGTAGACCCGACCTTGTTGCAGTAGACAATCAAGTTAACCCACGAGAATATTTATCTAAGTTTTGGGTTGATTGTATTACTCACGATCCGAAGATGTTACAATACGTATTGGATTTACAAGGCTCAAAAAGAGTGACTTTAGGCTCAGATTACCCATTTCCATTAGGAGATTTAGAAATTGGCAAGTTTATTGAAGAAATGAACTTACCGGAATCAACTGTAGAAGATATTTTTTGTAACTCAACATTAGAATGGCTCAAGCTGAACAAAGAAGATTACCTATAA
- a CDS encoding fructosamine kinase family protein, producing the protein MIPEEIKTCLIDNYGELQSFTPASGGCINNGGTAKCKSQELFLKWNSASLYPGMFAAEAKGLNLLRKSELIVPEVLEVINGQTYEALILENIRSGGQNKNTMEKFGGQLAQMHRITQKKYGLDHDNYMGSLKQYNKPHENWIEFYIAQRLEPQLEIAVKKGLADLQLQMKFEKLYKLLPKLLVIEQPSLVHGDLWSGNYMINSDGNAVLIDPAVTFANREVDLAMTKLFGGFSQEFYSGYEAEYPTEKGLNERLDIYNLYPLLIHLNLFGSSYRSQIISILNYFI; encoded by the coding sequence ATGATACCGGAAGAAATCAAGACCTGCTTAATTGATAATTATGGTGAGCTACAATCTTTTACTCCTGCCTCAGGTGGTTGCATTAATAATGGCGGAACAGCCAAATGCAAATCTCAAGAGCTCTTCTTAAAATGGAATAGCGCATCCCTTTACCCAGGAATGTTTGCTGCCGAAGCTAAAGGTTTGAATTTATTGCGCAAGTCTGAACTCATAGTGCCAGAAGTCTTAGAAGTTATAAATGGACAAACCTATGAAGCATTGATTTTAGAGAATATAAGATCAGGAGGACAAAACAAGAACACTATGGAAAAGTTTGGCGGTCAACTAGCACAGATGCATCGGATTACACAAAAAAAGTATGGTCTCGATCATGATAATTACATGGGGTCACTAAAACAATACAATAAGCCACATGAAAATTGGATAGAATTCTATATTGCTCAGAGACTTGAGCCACAGTTAGAAATAGCTGTTAAGAAGGGTTTGGCTGATTTACAGCTTCAAATGAAGTTCGAAAAATTATATAAACTGTTGCCAAAACTACTAGTAATTGAGCAGCCTTCTTTGGTACATGGAGACTTATGGAGTGGTAATTATATGATTAATTCAGATGGTAATGCTGTATTAATTGATCCGGCTGTGACATTTGCAAATCGTGAAGTTGATCTGGCAATGACCAAACTATTTGGTGGTTTTTCTCAGGAATTTTATTCAGGTTATGAAGCGGAGTATCCCACGGAAAAAGGTTTAAATGAAAGACTGGATATTTACAATCTATACCCATTATTAATTCATCTGAATCTATTTGGAAGTAGTTATAGAAGCCAAATCATTTCTATACTCAATTATTTTATCTGA